The following are from one region of the Nicotiana tomentosiformis chromosome 7, ASM39032v3, whole genome shotgun sequence genome:
- the LOC104117077 gene encoding putative E3 ubiquitin-protein ligase RING1a isoform X2, protein MPAQKRYLSNYQDDNNNNEDDDENSPQHQHSRRKQSRRVAGEQTRANMEEQQVDEQDEEEDDQAQAQAQDNDDEDDDDQEEINQSSEDDSEGSGTDPEAFDELIAVSRSEIRTNVQCPICLGIIKRTRVVMGCQHRFCRECIDKSMRLGNNECPACRIHCASRRSLRDDPGFDTLIEAIYPDVEKYEEEELVFLEEERALNEQIQASIAQISQRQSEALIKRRKVGKDIAASSAQRTPRNYHNAYSRRRRNSQGAEPERSDPNESENDDHDRNKDSPAKDERGTQTKFRKRRRRKGAPATPTSPSAASPDGGHIETAAELPRETVGSSPGPALKPETLTWGRGGARSHSRHGSASSSRNARNTRISKLIDYLESVRTNDGELNIHLELIPLDKQTTPSLKKPHLCCRPSTSVEHLYEFVAQETKSQAKDVELLAIKDNTTVNHSTLMDASNMLARVVRGSDVTLQSLERRETCPLNKNLILAYVQKNSADM, encoded by the exons atgccaGCCCAGAAACGCTATTTGTCGAATTATCAAGATGACAATAACAACAACGAAGACGATGATGAGAACTCCCCCCAGCATCAGCACAGCCGGCGGAAACAATCCCGACGTGTTGCCGGCGAACAAACACGAGCTAATATGGAAGAGCAACAAGTAGATGAGCAGGATGAAGAGGAAGATGACCAAGCCCAAGCCCAAGCCCAAGAtaatgatgatgaggatgatgatgATCAAGAGGAAATTAATCAATCGTCTGAAGATG ATTCTGAGGGAAGTGGCACTGACCCTGAAGCCTTTGATGA ATTGATCGCTGTGTCACGATCTGAGATTCGCACCAATGTACAATGTCCTATATGCTTAG GTATTATCAAGAGAACTCGGGTTGTGATGGGATGCCAACACCGTTTTTGCAGAGAATGCATAGATAAATCAATGAGACTGGG GAATAATGAATGCCCTGCATGCCGCATACATTGTGCTAGCCGACGGTCATTGAGAGATGATCCTGGATTTGATACCTTAATTGAGGCAATATATCCAGATGTTGAGAAGTACGAAGAGGAG GAGCTTGTCTTTCTTGAAGAGGAACGTGCACTCAATGAGCAG ATTCAAGCATCCATTGCCCAAATTTCTCAACGTCAATCTGAAGCACTAATTAAGAGGCGCAAAGTTGGTAAAGACATAGCTGCTTCCTCTGCACAAAGAACACCTCGCAACTATCACAATGCTTAttcgagaagaagaagaaacagtCAGGGGGCTGAACCTGAGCGATCTGATCCAAATGAGAGTGAAAATGATGATCATGACAGGAACAAAGATTCACCCGCCAAGGATGAGCGTGGAACACAAACCAAGTTCAGGAAGCGCCGGAGGCGCAAAGGAGCTCCGGCCACCCCGACTTCTCCTTCAGCTGCAAGTCCAGACGGTGGACACATTGAAACCGCAGCAGAACTACCCAGAGAAACAGTAGGCAGTTCTCCTGGACCTGCATTGAAGCCTGAAACACTTACTTGGGGAAGAGGTGGTGCTCGAAGTCACAGTCGACACGGCAGTGCCAGCAGTAGCAGAAATGCTCGTAACACTCGAATATCTAAGTTGATTGATTATCTTGAAAGTGTCCGAACAAATGATGGTGAG TTAAATATCCATCTTGAGCTTATTCCATTGGACAAACAAACAACACCAAGTCTGAAAAAGCCCCATCTCTGCTGCAGGCCAAGTACATCAGTTGAACACCTCTATGAA TTTGTTGCTCAGGAGACAAAATCACAAGCAAAAGATGTTGAATTACTGGCAATAAAGGACAATACCACTGTTAACCATTCAACCTTAATGGATGCATCAAATATGCTAGCCCGAGTTGTCAGGGGGTCCGATGTTACTCTGCAAAGCTTGGAAAGGCGAGAAACTTGCCCATTAAATAAGAATCTG ATCCTTGCTTACGTGCAAAAGAATTCAGCCGATATGTGA
- the LOC104117077 gene encoding putative E3 ubiquitin-protein ligase RING1a isoform X1 produces MPAQKRYLSNYQDDNNNNEDDDENSPQHQHSRRKQSRRVAGEQTRANMEEQQVDEQDEEEDDQAQAQAQDNDDEDDDDQEEINQSSEDDSEGSGTDPEAFDELIAVSRSEIRTNDFDERSFFAQLFQVRKDVECSICLGIIKRTRVVMGCQHRFCRECIDKSMRLGNNECPACRIHCASRRSLRDDPGFDTLIEAIYPDVEKYEEEELVFLEEERALNEQIQASIAQISQRQSEALIKRRKVGKDIAASSAQRTPRNYHNAYSRRRRNSQGAEPERSDPNESENDDHDRNKDSPAKDERGTQTKFRKRRRRKGAPATPTSPSAASPDGGHIETAAELPRETVGSSPGPALKPETLTWGRGGARSHSRHGSASSSRNARNTRISKLIDYLESVRTNDGELNIHLELIPLDKQTTPSLKKPHLCCRPSTSVEHLYEFVAQETKSQAKDVELLAIKDNTTVNHSTLMDASNMLARVVRGSDVTLQSLERRETCPLNKNLILAYVQKNSADM; encoded by the exons atgccaGCCCAGAAACGCTATTTGTCGAATTATCAAGATGACAATAACAACAACGAAGACGATGATGAGAACTCCCCCCAGCATCAGCACAGCCGGCGGAAACAATCCCGACGTGTTGCCGGCGAACAAACACGAGCTAATATGGAAGAGCAACAAGTAGATGAGCAGGATGAAGAGGAAGATGACCAAGCCCAAGCCCAAGCCCAAGAtaatgatgatgaggatgatgatgATCAAGAGGAAATTAATCAATCGTCTGAAGATG ATTCTGAGGGAAGTGGCACTGACCCTGAAGCCTTTGATGA ATTGATCGCTGTGTCACGATCTGAGATTCGCACCAAT GATTTCGACGAGAGAAGTTTTTTCGCACAATTATTTCAAGTTCGTAAAGATGTAGAATGTTCAATATGTCTAG GTATTATCAAGAGAACTCGGGTTGTGATGGGATGCCAACACCGTTTTTGCAGAGAATGCATAGATAAATCAATGAGACTGGG GAATAATGAATGCCCTGCATGCCGCATACATTGTGCTAGCCGACGGTCATTGAGAGATGATCCTGGATTTGATACCTTAATTGAGGCAATATATCCAGATGTTGAGAAGTACGAAGAGGAG GAGCTTGTCTTTCTTGAAGAGGAACGTGCACTCAATGAGCAG ATTCAAGCATCCATTGCCCAAATTTCTCAACGTCAATCTGAAGCACTAATTAAGAGGCGCAAAGTTGGTAAAGACATAGCTGCTTCCTCTGCACAAAGAACACCTCGCAACTATCACAATGCTTAttcgagaagaagaagaaacagtCAGGGGGCTGAACCTGAGCGATCTGATCCAAATGAGAGTGAAAATGATGATCATGACAGGAACAAAGATTCACCCGCCAAGGATGAGCGTGGAACACAAACCAAGTTCAGGAAGCGCCGGAGGCGCAAAGGAGCTCCGGCCACCCCGACTTCTCCTTCAGCTGCAAGTCCAGACGGTGGACACATTGAAACCGCAGCAGAACTACCCAGAGAAACAGTAGGCAGTTCTCCTGGACCTGCATTGAAGCCTGAAACACTTACTTGGGGAAGAGGTGGTGCTCGAAGTCACAGTCGACACGGCAGTGCCAGCAGTAGCAGAAATGCTCGTAACACTCGAATATCTAAGTTGATTGATTATCTTGAAAGTGTCCGAACAAATGATGGTGAG TTAAATATCCATCTTGAGCTTATTCCATTGGACAAACAAACAACACCAAGTCTGAAAAAGCCCCATCTCTGCTGCAGGCCAAGTACATCAGTTGAACACCTCTATGAA TTTGTTGCTCAGGAGACAAAATCACAAGCAAAAGATGTTGAATTACTGGCAATAAAGGACAATACCACTGTTAACCATTCAACCTTAATGGATGCATCAAATATGCTAGCCCGAGTTGTCAGGGGGTCCGATGTTACTCTGCAAAGCTTGGAAAGGCGAGAAACTTGCCCATTAAATAAGAATCTG ATCCTTGCTTACGTGCAAAAGAATTCAGCCGATATGTGA